The Natranaerobius trueperi genome has a window encoding:
- a CDS encoding DUF2953 domain-containing protein gives MGLKKFVFVIPLFYIFMLVSPIVVTVSARKAQKDEDISLVIGLLWNLISFKVKIPYLIFNQSNLKTETDLQTKKGLLGRLGLNINLKQRLSKSVCSKENLLQMVILLLKYITLHKLIIKAGVGVADAFYTAMLNGVGWTILGNMDHLLKHLKKTKNFYKDFAIVPYYDKLYLDTYFECTFHLHGYQITLIGLSLMINGLKRRLLKWKNIPSKA, from the coding sequence ATGGGGTTAAAGAAGTTTGTTTTCGTAATACCATTATTTTATATATTCATGTTAGTTAGTCCGATAGTTGTAACAGTTAGTGCAAGAAAAGCTCAGAAAGATGAAGATATTTCTTTAGTTATTGGGTTGTTATGGAACTTAATCAGTTTTAAAGTTAAAATACCGTATTTAATTTTCAACCAAAGTAATCTAAAAACAGAAACTGATTTACAAACTAAAAAAGGGCTCTTAGGGAGGTTAGGTCTAAATATAAATCTAAAACAAAGATTATCAAAGAGTGTATGCAGTAAAGAAAATTTACTGCAAATGGTAATTTTACTTTTAAAATATATTACTTTGCATAAACTAATCATTAAAGCAGGTGTTGGGGTAGCAGATGCCTTTTATACTGCCATGCTTAATGGCGTAGGCTGGACTATTTTAGGAAATATGGATCATTTACTAAAGCATTTGAAAAAAACAAAAAACTTTTATAAAGACTTCGCTATTGTACCTTATTACGACAAATTATACTTAGATACTTATTTTGAGTGTACATTTCACTTACATGGGTATCAAATCACATTAATTGGGTTATCATTAATGATTAATGGACTAAAAAGGAGGTTATTAAAATGGAAGAACATCCCATCCAAGGCTTGA
- a CDS encoding site-2 protease family protein has translation MGNFFLGNILYILPALLIALTIHEYSHGRVAYYLGDNTAKAHGRLTLNPLDHLDPIGLLMLAMAGFGWAKPVPVNPVNFRRDISMRQGMLFVSLAGPVSNLIMAFIFLVVSDIYVRITEPMFAGHSVQITLAQTHEVLQWIVTLNIFLAVFNLIPVPPLDGSRILRSLLPRKFEGYFDYLDQYGFIILIFLIISGAIGTVLGPVSNAILTVLYTPFQLF, from the coding sequence ATGGGTAATTTCTTTTTAGGAAATATACTTTATATATTACCAGCTTTATTAATTGCTTTAACAATACACGAGTATTCACATGGTAGAGTGGCTTACTATTTAGGAGATAATACAGCTAAAGCCCATGGAAGATTAACTCTAAATCCTTTAGACCATTTAGATCCTATCGGTTTATTAATGCTTGCTATGGCAGGTTTTGGTTGGGCAAAACCTGTGCCTGTTAATCCAGTGAATTTTAGAAGAGACATATCTATGCGCCAAGGTATGTTATTCGTATCATTAGCAGGGCCTGTAAGTAATCTGATTATGGCTTTTATCTTTTTGGTAGTGTCTGATATTTATGTGAGAATCACAGAACCTATGTTTGCAGGACATTCCGTCCAAATTACGCTAGCACAAACACATGAAGTTTTGCAATGGATAGTTACTTTGAATATTTTTCTAGCAGTGTTTAATCTTATACCAGTTCCCCCTTTAGATGGATCTCGTATATTAAGATCACTATTACCTAGAAAGTTCGAGGGGTATTTTGATTATTTAGATCAATATGGTTTTATTATATTAATTTTTCTGATAATCTCAGGAGCTATTGGAACAGTATTAGGTCCGGTATCAAATGCCATATTAACAGTATTATATACTCCATTTCAGCTATTTTAA
- a CDS encoding D-alanyl-D-alanine carboxypeptidase family protein, with protein sequence MKNFNFFIIVIVILMCISPTHLFGNEEISQEDISAKSVSLMDVSSGRILYEHNSDEILPMASITKVMTALVALEEGDLEDKVTASESASNVEGSSIYLSKGETLTLEEMLYGLMLESGNDAAHAIAEYVSGSVPDFAQKMTDKAHKIGAKNSKFKNPHGLPAENHYTTAHDMTIIAKTALNNEKLAEIVSTNEYTIPWPANDDVKRRYLNNDNKLLDKLDISDGVKTGWTDEAGRCLIFSASVDGKQIVGTLLNASNMFQDAENLINYSFDNFKQKKLLQSGQLVRTVPVEGGRISNISLIASRDIVKPLKEEESESLSYNLKLPEQLKAPLDKHEVVGRIEIISQNDVIGEASLLTSRDVERSFFNRFFNLDW encoded by the coding sequence GTGAAAAATTTTAATTTTTTTATTATAGTAATTGTAATATTAATGTGTATATCACCTACACATCTATTTGGGAATGAAGAGATTTCACAAGAAGATATTTCTGCTAAAAGTGTGAGTTTAATGGACGTATCAAGTGGACGTATTTTATATGAACATAATAGTGATGAAATATTACCTATGGCAAGTATAACTAAAGTAATGACAGCGTTGGTAGCACTAGAAGAGGGTGACTTAGAAGATAAAGTAACTGCTAGTGAATCTGCTTCTAACGTAGAGGGTTCTTCGATATACTTATCAAAAGGTGAAACATTAACATTAGAAGAAATGCTTTATGGTTTAATGTTAGAGTCTGGAAATGATGCTGCTCATGCAATAGCAGAATACGTTTCTGGATCCGTACCCGATTTTGCTCAGAAAATGACGGATAAAGCACATAAAATTGGTGCAAAAAATAGTAAGTTTAAAAACCCTCATGGGTTGCCCGCTGAAAATCATTACACGACAGCTCATGATATGACTATAATTGCAAAAACAGCACTTAATAATGAAAAGTTAGCAGAGATAGTTAGTACAAACGAATATACAATTCCTTGGCCTGCAAATGATGATGTAAAAAGACGATATTTGAATAATGATAACAAATTACTTGATAAATTGGATATTTCTGATGGGGTGAAAACAGGTTGGACTGATGAAGCAGGGCGATGTCTGATATTTTCTGCTAGTGTAGATGGAAAACAAATAGTAGGGACATTGTTAAATGCTTCAAATATGTTTCAGGACGCTGAAAATTTAATCAACTATAGTTTTGACAATTTCAAACAGAAGAAATTGCTCCAAAGTGGTCAACTTGTACGAACTGTTCCAGTTGAAGGTGGGAGAATTTCTAATATTTCTCTTATAGCTAGTAGAGATATAGTTAAACCACTTAAAGAGGAAGAGTCGGAATCTTTAAGTTACAATTTGAAATTACCAGAACAATTAAAAGCACCTCTAGATAAACACGAGGTTGTGGGAAGAATAGAAATCATATCACAGAATGATGTTATTGGAGAAGCGTCATTATTGACCTCAAGAGACGTAGAGCGTTCCTTTTTCAACAGATTTTTTAATCTAGACTGGTAG
- a CDS encoding CBS domain-containing protein, with protein sequence MKVITSHQNLDFDGLAAMIGYNILNKDSKMVVPPKLNQNVRAFYSLYKDMFPFIEKITFNINEIEELIIVDTRDENRIGKLKDAVGKVNKLVLYDHHLHKNITRTPTYELCEEIGATTTILVEKIKENCLDITSIEATVLALGIYEDTGNLTYNSTTTRDVKAVSFLLEQGAQLEIIRDYVTLNLTDNQRLLLDELLDNTNHISINDYQIGVSVAKQDEYLNGAAILVHKLMEIENADLFFIIVKMGKKVFLIGRSKREEISIPRILKPFDGKGHDQAASAVIKDVSIHEIKEKLIESLKLRLPVHICARTIMSSPVNIISASTTINKAEKLLHKYGHSGLPVVNSNQDDNANKEELLGIISRRDVEKAKHHGFGHSSVKGYMSQKPITITPDATLKEIQHLIVSNDIGRLPVVDNNDNLVGIVTRTDLLQIQHGIENKETEKNNFYLEELEKNTTDITELMTKRLPDKVMGILYLIGKKADKEGYKVYGVGGFVRDLLLGKDNLDLDLVVENDAISFAKSLKNYLNGKLKTFPQYQTARLTLPSGKHVDFATARIEYYAFPAASPEVEQSTIKQDLYRRDFTINTLAVKLNGSTFGKLLDFFDGAKDLKEGIIRVLYNLSFVEDPTRIFRGIRFEARFNFTIEDQTLLFMKNSLITGVLDKLPGEKLYEEFRNVFYEENFMDALMKMDEIGIFENIFPDLKLNENKIETISIIQDILQWYEQRSYNKSVSKEVLIFSCLFYDQPAPIVSSLSERLKIPTKIREVIFTTINHENYLTKKLEEDLKNSELVELLDGYPLETILFVLARKDNKSIKEKVYYFLENLKGVGISITGEDLKNLGIKPGPIYKKALEEVRKARLDGIVSTSEEELEYVLDFFAKKGERLNG encoded by the coding sequence ATGAAGGTAATAACTTCTCATCAGAATTTAGATTTCGATGGATTGGCCGCAATGATCGGATATAATATTTTAAATAAAGATAGTAAAATGGTAGTCCCGCCTAAGTTAAATCAAAATGTGCGAGCCTTTTATTCACTGTATAAAGATATGTTTCCCTTTATAGAAAAAATAACATTTAATATTAATGAAATAGAAGAGTTGATAATAGTAGATACACGAGATGAAAATAGAATTGGCAAACTAAAAGATGCAGTCGGTAAAGTCAACAAATTGGTATTATATGATCATCATCTACATAAAAACATAACTAGAACACCGACTTATGAGTTATGTGAAGAAATAGGAGCAACAACAACAATATTAGTAGAAAAGATAAAAGAAAATTGTTTAGATATAACATCGATAGAAGCAACAGTATTAGCACTTGGTATATATGAAGATACAGGAAATTTAACATATAATAGTACAACGACTCGGGATGTAAAGGCAGTTTCTTTCTTATTAGAACAAGGTGCTCAGCTTGAGATAATAAGAGATTATGTTACTTTAAACTTAACTGATAACCAACGTCTTTTACTTGATGAACTTTTAGATAATACTAATCATATTTCGATTAACGACTATCAAATTGGGGTTTCTGTTGCAAAACAGGATGAGTATCTCAATGGGGCTGCAATTTTAGTGCATAAACTTATGGAAATAGAAAATGCCGACCTATTTTTTATAATCGTGAAAATGGGGAAAAAAGTATTTTTGATTGGAAGAAGCAAAAGAGAAGAAATTAGTATACCAAGGATCTTAAAACCATTTGATGGTAAAGGACATGATCAAGCAGCTTCTGCTGTCATAAAGGATGTAAGTATACATGAAATTAAAGAAAAGTTAATTGAATCATTGAAGTTGCGACTTCCGGTGCATATTTGTGCTCGTACAATTATGTCTTCCCCTGTCAATATCATTTCTGCGTCAACAACTATTAACAAAGCAGAAAAGTTATTGCATAAATATGGCCATAGTGGACTTCCTGTAGTAAATAGTAATCAAGACGATAATGCTAATAAAGAAGAATTATTAGGTATAATTTCCAGAAGAGATGTTGAAAAAGCTAAACATCACGGATTTGGGCATTCTTCAGTAAAAGGATATATGTCACAAAAGCCGATAACTATAACACCTGATGCGACCTTAAAAGAAATTCAACATTTAATAGTATCAAACGATATTGGTAGATTACCTGTGGTTGATAATAATGACAATCTTGTAGGAATAGTTACAAGAACTGATTTGTTACAAATACAACATGGAATTGAAAATAAAGAAACAGAAAAAAATAACTTTTATCTAGAAGAGTTAGAAAAAAACACTACTGATATAACGGAGTTAATGACTAAACGTTTACCAGATAAAGTTATGGGAATATTATATTTAATTGGTAAAAAAGCTGATAAAGAAGGATATAAAGTTTATGGAGTCGGTGGATTTGTAAGAGATCTCTTACTGGGAAAAGATAATTTAGATTTAGATTTAGTAGTTGAAAATGATGCGATTAGTTTTGCAAAATCACTAAAAAATTACTTAAATGGCAAACTAAAAACCTTTCCACAATATCAAACAGCAAGACTTACTTTACCTTCAGGAAAGCATGTTGATTTTGCTACTGCTAGAATTGAATACTATGCGTTTCCTGCTGCTTCACCTGAAGTTGAGCAAAGCACTATAAAACAAGATTTATATCGAAGAGACTTCACCATAAATACTTTAGCAGTTAAATTAAATGGTTCAACTTTCGGTAAATTATTAGATTTCTTCGATGGTGCGAAAGATTTAAAAGAAGGAATAATTAGAGTATTATACAATCTTAGCTTTGTAGAAGACCCTACTAGAATTTTTCGAGGTATACGTTTCGAAGCACGGTTTAACTTTACTATTGAAGATCAGACTTTATTATTTATGAAAAATAGTTTGATTACAGGTGTATTAGATAAGTTACCTGGTGAAAAATTATATGAGGAGTTTAGAAATGTCTTTTATGAGGAAAATTTCATGGATGCTTTAATGAAAATGGATGAGATAGGAATATTTGAGAATATTTTCCCTGATCTGAAATTGAATGAGAATAAAATCGAAACTATCTCTATTATTCAGGATATATTACAGTGGTATGAACAAAGGTCATATAATAAGTCTGTGAGTAAAGAGGTTCTTATTTTCTCTTGTTTGTTCTATGATCAACCAGCCCCAATAGTAAGTTCTTTATCTGAACGACTAAAGATACCAACAAAAATACGTGAAGTGATTTTTACAACAATTAATCATGAGAACTATTTAACTAAAAAGTTAGAAGAAGATTTAAAAAATAGCGAGTTAGTAGAGTTATTAGATGGATATCCTTTAGAAACTATTTTATTTGTACTTGCAAGAAAAGATAATAAGAGTATAAAAGAAAAAGTTTATTATTTTCTTGAAAATCTCAAAGGTGTCGGAATAAGTATAACCGGTGAAGACTTGAAAAATCTAGGAATTAAGCCCGGGCCTATATATAAAAAAGCATTAGAAGAGGTTAGAAAAGCAAGATTAGATGGAATTGTATCTACCTCTGAAGAAGAGCTTGAATATGTTTTAGATTTTTTTGCTAAGAAAGGAGAAAGATTAAATGGGTAA
- a CDS encoding 2-hydroxyacyl-CoA dehydratase produces the protein MKVTFPHMGSLFLPMKSLFRSLELDIILPPPITQKTIEIGSKHSPEFACFPLKINVGNFIEALEEGADTIVMLGGVGPCRFGYYAEVQKRILKSLGYDFKMIVIEPPRGNLKEMLKELNLIRNNISWNKVLNSIQLTYKKIRLLDELDKKVKYVRPRTTYYREIDNIEKEFQDKVLNIESNSQLDELLEKTEKTLDQLINKNFEPIKIALVGEIYMVLERTANMEIEKLLGESGAQVSRGIYLSDWIIDNVVCGSLGLSKNKEIKEAAKPYISRFVGGHGQETVGEAVLKAQEGYDGIVHLLPFTCTPEIIAQSVMPKVSKDLDIPFLTIVMDEHKGVAGLKTRIEAFTDMLHRKNQMTAKAT, from the coding sequence ATGAAAGTAACTTTTCCCCATATGGGAAGTCTTTTTTTACCTATGAAATCACTTTTTAGGTCATTAGAATTAGATATAATTTTACCACCACCTATTACTCAAAAAACTATCGAAATAGGTTCAAAACATTCACCAGAGTTTGCTTGCTTTCCTTTAAAGATAAACGTAGGAAATTTTATTGAAGCGTTAGAAGAAGGTGCTGATACCATAGTGATGTTAGGTGGTGTGGGTCCTTGTAGATTTGGTTATTATGCTGAAGTACAAAAAAGGATATTAAAGAGTTTAGGTTATGATTTTAAAATGATTGTAATAGAACCACCTAGAGGTAACTTGAAAGAGATGTTAAAAGAATTAAACTTAATACGAAATAATATATCGTGGAACAAAGTTTTGAATTCGATACAATTAACATACAAAAAAATTAGATTACTAGATGAATTAGATAAAAAAGTCAAATATGTAAGACCAAGAACCACTTATTATAGAGAGATAGATAACATTGAAAAAGAATTTCAAGATAAAGTATTAAACATAGAAAGTAACAGTCAATTAGATGAATTGTTAGAGAAAACAGAAAAAACACTAGATCAATTAATAAATAAAAATTTTGAGCCAATAAAAATTGCGTTAGTCGGTGAAATCTATATGGTATTAGAGAGAACTGCTAATATGGAGATTGAAAAATTATTAGGAGAAAGTGGAGCGCAAGTAAGTAGAGGTATTTACCTTAGTGATTGGATAATCGACAATGTAGTGTGTGGGTCTTTGGGTTTAAGTAAAAATAAAGAAATAAAAGAAGCCGCAAAACCCTATATTAGTAGATTTGTAGGGGGACATGGTCAAGAAACTGTTGGTGAAGCAGTTTTAAAAGCACAAGAGGGCTATGATGGAATAGTTCATCTTCTTCCTTTTACTTGCACTCCAGAAATAATAGCACAAAGTGTAATGCCGAAAGTTAGTAAAGATTTAGATATTCCCTTTTTAACTATTGTAATGGATGAACATAAAGGCGTAGCAGGTTTAAAAACAAGGATTGAAGCTTTTACTGATATGCTACACCGTAAAAATCAAATGACTGCAAAAGCAACCTAA
- the scpB gene encoding SMC-Scp complex subunit ScpB: protein MEAKELKGLIIGILFTKGDAISYREIAQILEQDISVIREVIASLKEELSSSNWGVEISKVAGGIQLTSKPRLKPYIEKMFGTDKSRRLSQAALETLAIIAYRQPITRVEIEEIRGVKVDRVLYSLVEKELIESLGRKDVPGKPILFGTTKKFLLHFGLNSIDDLPRPEDFSENLFENVQ from the coding sequence ATGGAAGCTAAAGAATTAAAAGGACTTATAATAGGGATTTTATTTACTAAAGGTGATGCAATCTCTTACAGAGAAATTGCACAAATTTTAGAACAGGATATATCTGTAATACGCGAAGTGATAGCAAGTTTAAAAGAAGAGTTATCTTCATCTAATTGGGGGGTAGAAATTAGTAAAGTTGCAGGTGGAATACAACTTACAAGCAAACCCAGACTAAAACCTTACATAGAAAAAATGTTTGGCACTGATAAAAGCAGAAGACTCAGTCAAGCAGCGTTAGAAACGCTTGCTATTATTGCATATCGTCAACCCATTACTAGAGTTGAAATAGAAGAAATAAGGGGCGTAAAAGTTGATAGAGTATTGTATTCCTTAGTAGAGAAAGAATTGATTGAGTCATTGGGACGAAAAGATGTTCCTGGTAAGCCTATACTATTTGGGACTACCAAAAAATTTCTGCTTCACTTTGGTTTGAATTCTATTGATGACTTACCTCGTCCTGAGGATTTCTCTGAAAACTTATTCGAAAATGTCCAATAA
- a CDS encoding segregation and condensation protein A encodes MKYQITLPNFEGPLDLLYHLAKKAEVDIYEVSISEITDQYISYIEEWEKFNLEIASEFLVMAARLMELKSKQLLPKTPSSVDEEDEEDPKQQLINQIIEYKFFKEIAHHLKEKENERLQVYWREEAIKPDEKKELKIGELKIHDLLKAIHNVLNKQKKDNAIKNIETKEISISEQKEMLLRLLRCKKGIMFEELFEKISSKAEIIATFLGLLDMVKERRVDISQQDISSPLWINLRNAPK; translated from the coding sequence ATGAAATACCAAATTACTCTTCCAAACTTTGAAGGACCTTTAGATCTCTTATATCATCTTGCTAAAAAAGCAGAAGTTGACATTTATGAAGTATCAATATCAGAGATCACTGATCAGTATATCTCATATATTGAAGAATGGGAAAAGTTTAACCTAGAAATAGCTAGTGAGTTTCTCGTAATGGCAGCAAGATTGATGGAGCTTAAATCTAAGCAACTTTTACCTAAGACTCCTTCTTCTGTTGATGAAGAAGATGAAGAAGATCCTAAACAACAATTGATAAATCAAATTATCGAATATAAGTTTTTTAAAGAAATAGCTCATCATTTAAAAGAAAAAGAGAATGAAAGACTACAGGTTTATTGGAGAGAAGAAGCGATTAAGCCGGATGAAAAAAAAGAACTTAAAATAGGTGAGCTAAAAATACACGATCTATTAAAAGCAATCCATAATGTATTAAATAAGCAAAAAAAGGATAATGCAATAAAAAATATTGAAACAAAAGAAATATCAATATCAGAACAAAAAGAAATGTTGTTAAGATTACTAAGATGTAAAAAAGGTATAATGTTTGAAGAATTATTTGAAAAGATTTCATCAAAAGCGGAAATAATTGCAACTTTTCTTGGATTACTCGATATGGTTAAAGAAAGAAGGGTAGATATATCTCAACAGGACATTAGTAGTCCACTTTGGATTAATTTAAGAAATGCCCCAAAATAA
- a CDS encoding acyl-CoA dehydratase activase-related protein, whose product MKIGIPRGLLYYNDFPFWKTFFENLGHQVVLSQKTNRDTLTQGVNFAVDDVCLPVKVYFGHVLQLLKDSSIDKVFIPNVISNKKAKYYCPKLFAISDIISNMSDMANNKLLEIEVNAQKSRRHFFSQLLKLSNECGTRSYITTLLAHQKAKKEQNLYIKKLKQGYLPTELLENNTDLNDNTEILKIGVFGHTYNVNDEFINMGILNKLRELKAKPVTAEMYTDSELEYGLNRLYKPTFWSFGEEILGASLRQIDKREVDGVILPVAFGCGPDSLIIEICEREFSENNIPLLILTLDEHTGKAGLNTRVEAFIDMLNRRREAI is encoded by the coding sequence ATGAAAATTGGAATCCCTAGAGGTCTTTTATATTACAATGACTTTCCATTCTGGAAAACATTCTTTGAAAACCTAGGACATCAAGTAGTGCTGTCCCAAAAAACAAATAGGGATACTTTAACTCAAGGTGTTAACTTTGCAGTTGATGATGTTTGTTTACCAGTTAAAGTATATTTTGGTCATGTACTACAGCTACTAAAGGATTCTAGTATAGATAAAGTATTTATTCCTAACGTTATTAGTAACAAAAAAGCTAAATATTATTGTCCAAAGTTATTCGCTATATCAGACATAATTAGCAATATGTCTGATATGGCGAATAATAAATTATTAGAAATTGAGGTTAATGCACAAAAGAGTAGAAGACACTTTTTTTCTCAATTGTTGAAGCTTAGCAATGAGTGTGGTACTAGGTCATACATAACTACTTTATTAGCTCATCAAAAAGCAAAAAAAGAACAAAATTTGTATATAAAAAAATTAAAGCAAGGATATTTACCTACTGAATTACTAGAAAATAATACAGATTTGAATGATAATACAGAAATTTTGAAAATTGGCGTCTTTGGTCACACCTATAACGTAAATGATGAATTTATTAATATGGGTATTTTAAATAAACTTAGAGAGCTAAAAGCAAAACCTGTTACAGCAGAAATGTATACTGATTCAGAACTAGAATATGGTCTTAATAGATTATATAAACCTACCTTTTGGTCTTTTGGAGAAGAAATTTTAGGTGCTAGTTTAAGACAGATAGATAAAAGAGAAGTAGATGGTGTGATATTACCTGTGGCTTTTGGGTGTGGACCAGATTCACTAATTATAGAGATTTGCGAACGTGAATTTTCTGAAAACAATATTCCGTTATTGATATTAACATTAGATGAACATACCGGTAAAGCAGGTTTAAATACAAGGGTTGAAGCTTTTATTGATATGTTAAATAGGAGGAGAGAGGCAATATGA
- a CDS encoding nucleoside recognition domain-containing protein: MVNIIWMFFIIGGFIFAFINDNVEDVTQALFDSADEAVSLAIGLISIMTFWLGIMKIIEKSGLINLINKALTPLARFLFPGVPIDHPAMNAILMNMSANLLGMGNAATPFGLKAMEHLQELNEKKDTATNAMCTFLAVNTSSLTLVPTAIIGIRSAAGSNEPAEIVGTTVLATFLSSLAAITVDKFLQKVTR; encoded by the coding sequence TTGGTAAATATAATTTGGATGTTTTTCATTATTGGAGGATTTATATTTGCTTTTATTAATGATAATGTGGAAGATGTGACTCAGGCCTTATTTGATTCAGCTGATGAAGCGGTTAGCTTAGCAATTGGATTGATAAGTATAATGACATTTTGGTTAGGTATCATGAAGATAATAGAAAAATCAGGACTTATAAATTTAATTAATAAAGCTCTTACTCCTTTAGCTAGGTTTTTATTTCCCGGTGTACCTATAGATCATCCTGCTATGAACGCTATATTGATGAATATGAGTGCAAATCTTCTTGGTATGGGAAATGCTGCCACCCCTTTTGGCTTAAAGGCTATGGAGCATCTACAAGAGTTAAACGAAAAAAAAGATACAGCTACAAATGCTATGTGCACATTTTTAGCAGTTAATACTTCAAGTTTAACTTTAGTACCTACTGCTATTATAGGAATCAGAAGTGCAGCAGGTTCAAACGAGCCTGCTGAAATAGTTGGAACAACTGTTTTGGCGACTTTTTTATCCTCTCTAGCTGCTATAACAGTTGATAAATTCCTACAGAAAGTAACTCGTTAA
- the ytfJ gene encoding GerW family sporulation protein, with product MEEHPIQGLMKTAMESIQGMVEVNTIVGDAVETPDGKVIIPISRVSFGFAAGGSEFEPENTESKEDDSDLPFGGGSGAGVSVQPVAFLVVGNEQVRLMTVDNSPLWDRLVDVAPQLLDNLKTMTSHKNENNGSSDTPPKE from the coding sequence ATGGAAGAACATCCCATCCAAGGCTTGATGAAAACCGCGATGGAAAGTATTCAAGGTATGGTTGAAGTAAATACGATTGTTGGTGATGCAGTAGAAACTCCTGATGGTAAAGTTATAATTCCTATATCTAGAGTGAGTTTTGGTTTTGCCGCAGGTGGTAGCGAGTTCGAACCTGAAAATACAGAAAGCAAAGAAGATGACTCTGACCTTCCCTTTGGAGGTGGGAGTGGTGCTGGTGTTTCAGTGCAACCTGTAGCTTTTTTGGTTGTTGGAAATGAACAAGTTCGATTAATGACAGTAGATAATTCTCCCTTGTGGGATCGGTTAGTTGATGTAGCACCTCAACTATTAGATAATTTGAAAACTATGACTTCACACAAAAATGAAAATAATGGTTCTAGTGATACGCCCCCAAAAGAGTAG